The Humulus lupulus chromosome 4, drHumLupu1.1, whole genome shotgun sequence genome has a window encoding:
- the LOC133831379 gene encoding serine/threonine-protein kinase Nek6, with product MENDNGDVMSKMENYEVIEQIGRGAFGAAFLVLHKIEKKKYVLKKIRLSKQTEKFKRTAHQEMDLIAKLNNPYIVEYKDAWVDKGDCICIVTSHCEGGDMADMIKKARGTYFPEEKLCKWLAQLLLAVDYLHSHRVLHRDLKCSNIFLTKDNDIRLGDFGLAKLLNTEDLTSSVVGTPNYMCPELLADIPYGYKSDIWSLGCCMFEIAAHQPAFRAPDMAGLINKINRSSISPLPIVYSSTLKQIIKSMLRKSPEHRPTAAELLRHPHLQPYLLQCRNASSVFLPVKPVNNAKDKTRKTSYKSPSGKTSRDKEAAPVIQEEKVHPVESNSDVSVIARCTPEDDDKPVISAGAEDNLETKRVDPTSCTIEVSNATDGSKDAPTDSETSVCSGSKQAEVLSISQKESTESYVEITSESTPNSQRIEQEEPAGKDVQEPPEVKIKTLNVEDKIHFNKVEEKSGTKEKSSQEGYCKESDMDKVGLPEDKCSSSAKSDTEPQCFIEKDTSNEYVESTNIDYTSSESNNVVVPCNDEIGPKVDNASGPEQTEKDDSRVDNQTPKDVSLLRTLNALSKEDAKAEWENPGRQRADALESLLELCARLLKQDKLDELAGVLRPFGEDAVSSRETAIWLTKSLMSAQKFNEGS from the exons ATGGAGAATGATAATGGTGATGTGATGTCCAAAATGGAGAATTATGAAGTTATAGAGCAGATTGGGAGAGGTGCATTTGGAGCTGCTTTTCTTGTGCTCCATAAGATTGAGAAGAAgaa GTATGTGCTGAAGAAGATTCGCTTGTCTAAGCAAACAGAGAAGTTCAAACGTACGGCACATCAAGAG ATGGACTTAATTGCAAAGTTAAATAACCCTTATATTGTGGAGTACAAAGATGCTTGGGTGGACAAG GGGGACTGTATCTGTATTGTGACTAGCCATTGTGAAGGAGGAGACAT GGCTGATATGATAAAAAAGGCCAGAGGAACATATTTTCCTGAGGAG AAACTTTGCAAATGGCTGGCTCAGTTGTTGCTAGCTGTGGACTACTTGCATTCACATCGAGTACTTCACAGAGATCTCAAG TGCTCCAACATATTCCTTACAAAGGACAATGACATCCGGCTTG GTGACTTTGGACTTGCGAAGCTACTCAATACAGAAGATCTCACTTCTTCG GTGGTTGGAACTCCCAACTACATGTGTCCTGAGCTCCTTGCTGATATACCTTATGGCTACAAATCAGATATTTGGTCACTTG GCTGCTGTATGTTTGAAATTGCAGCTCATCAACCTGCATTTAGAGCTCCT GACATGGCTGgactaattaataaaattaacagATCCTCCATTTCACCACTTCCAATTGTGTATTCTTCCACACT GAAACAAATTATTAAAAGCATGCTCAGAAAGAGTCCGGAACATAGACCAACA GCTGCGGAGCTGTTGAGACACCCACATTTACAACCTTATCTTCTTCAATGTCGCAATGCATCTTCTGTTTTTCTTCCAGTGAAGCCAGTAAATAACGCGAAGGACAAAACAAGGAAAACATCGTATAAATCTCCCAGTGGCAAAACCAGCAGAGACAAAGAGGCTGCACCAGTAATTCAAGAAGAAAAGGTTCATCCAGTGGAGAGCAATAGTGATGTGAGTGTGATAGCAAGGTGTACACCGGAGGACGACGATAAACCTGTAATCTCAGCTGGTGCTGAAGACAATCTTGAAACAAAGAGGGTTGATCCTACCAGCTGCACTATTGAAGTATCTAATGCTACTGATGGATCTAAAGATGCACCGACTGATTCTGAAACATCTGTTTGCAGTGGATCTAAGCAAGCTGAGGTTCTCAGTATATCTCAAAAGGAAAGCACTGAGTCTTATGTGGAGATTACATCAGAAAGCACTCCGAATTCTCAGCGTATAGAACAGGAAGAACCTGCTGGCAAAGATGTTCAGGAGCCACCTGAGGTCAAGATCAAAACATTGAATGTCGAAGATAAAATACATTTTAACAAAGTTGAGGAAAAATCTGGAACAAAAGAAAAAAGTAGTCAAGAAGGGTACTGCAAAGAATCAGACATGGATAAAGTTGGCCTTCCTGAAGATAAGTGTTCGTCATCAGCTAAATCTGATACAGAACCTCAATGCTTTATAGAAAAGGACACTTCCAACGAGTATGTAGAGAGTACTAACATCGATTACACATCATCTGAAAGCAATAATGTTGTGGTTCCTTGTAATGATGAGATAGGTCCTAAGGTAGATAATGCTAGTGGTCCTGAACAAACAGAAAAAGATGATAGTCGTGTTGATAACCAAACACCAAAAGATGTCTCGTTACTTAGAACGTTAAATGCTCTATCTAAGGAAGATGCCAAGGCCGAGTGGGAGAATCCTGGCCGGCAAAGAGCTGATGCCTTAGAATCTCTACTTGAGCTATGTGCTAGGCTACTTAAGCAAGACAAGCTCGATGAACTTGCTGGTGTGCTACGGCCTTTTGGGGAAGATGCAGTTTCATCAAGAGAGACAGCTATCTGGTTGACAAAGAGCCTCATGTCTGCACAGAAATTTAATGAAGGATCCTAA